AATAAAAGAAGAAAGACAAAGTATGTTACAACATATTGGGAAAACAAATTATTGCTAACAAAACAAATTACATACCTCTTTATTTAtggaatatttaaattaaataaaggcTTAAGAGACCAAATACAAATAGAACACTATAACCTTAAAGACTGGAGATGTGGACAGCAAGTTAAGACATGGAGGACAAAATAATAAGTTTTGAGCAAACGTGATAAAAAGTCTTCAATGGATAGGATGAACCACCAGTTCAGTTTCAACTCACGTGGAGGAAATGTGATGAAAATTAGTTTTTTCAAACAAAATGTCACAAAGTCCATGTTGACGGCATTTAGATGGCGCAGAGCTCACCAACACCAATTCTATCCTATATATGTATCATACGAAAACCTCTTTCAATGTGCCAAAGAATCTAAGAAATTCTAGCAAAAATGGGCTCTGCTAGTGCCACCATTATCAACGAAGAAGAATGGCTTGTGGCTATGGAGCTAAACACCTTCACCTGCCTCCCTATGGCCCTCAAGGCTGCAGTAGAGCTTGAGGTGCTGCAGACCATAGCCAATGCAGGTGATGGCATTCAAGTTTCCCCTACCCAGATTGTGTCCCAAATTCCAAATGTAACAAACCCAGATGCAGCAATTACTCTAGATAGGATTCTGAGAGTCCTAGCAAGTCATTCCCTCCTCAGCTGTTCTGTAACCACAGACAAGAATGGAAAGCCTGAGAGGCTCTATGGTCTGACTCCTCTCTGCAAATACCTTGTGCAGAGCAAGGATGGTCTGTCCTTGGCCCCACTGGTCGTGATGAACCAGGACAAGGTGTTTTTGGACGCCTGGCATTATCTTAAGGATGCTGTTCTTGATGGGAGCCAGCCATTCAGTAAGGCACATGGGGTGCATGCATTTGAGTACCCTGCCAAAGACCAGAGATTCAATAAGCTCTTTAATAGGGCTATGGCTGAGCACTCTATACTTAATATGGGGAGGATTCTTGAGATATATGAGGGTTTTAAGGATTTGGAGGAGCTGGTGGATGTGGCTGGTGGAGTAGGGCATACTCTTAATATTATAGTTTCCAAGTACCCCAATATAAGGGGAGTGAATTTTGATCAGCCTCATGTTGTGGCAGATGCTCCTCAGTTTCCAGGTGAGTGTTGTAGACACCTGTATTGCCCAGAATAAAGTAGCTTAGAGTAATGGTGTAACGAGATATGACAGCTTTTATGGTAGGATGTTTAGTTGGAATATTTTTTGTGATGAATTTGTTTTCTTTCAGGGGTGACCCATATTGGGGGAGATATGTTCGACAGCGTACCATCTGCCCGTGCTATTTTTATGAAGGTATGAGACACCTTTTTATTAGATAGTCAATCTACTTGTATAAATAGTTCACTGAAGTAGTAAATTAGATCTGCCCAGATTGAATTTGGTATTGTTGTGTTGGTTGGCAGTGGATTTTGCACGACTGGAGTGATGCTCATTGTATAAAGCTTCTGAAGAATTGCTACAAGGCCTTGCCAGAGAATGGAAAAGTGATTGTAGTGGATTCCATTTTGCCCGTGGCTGCAGAGACCTCTTCCTATGCCAGGCAAGCATTTCATGTAGATCTGTGCATGTTGGTACACAACCCAGGTGGAAAAGAGCGCACAGAGGAGGAGttcaaacaacttgcaaaagcAGCAGGATTTGCAGGAGGTGCAAAGCCCATTTGCTGTGTGAATGGAGTCTGGGTCATTGAGATCCACAAATGATCTCGTTATATCCAAACCCCCAAATAAAAGTGATCATGATATTCACTATGTGGACCATTTGTTTGTGAGGTGAAATGGCCCCACCTGATACCTGCTTCCAAATAATTTAAAGATCACTGCTCTGTCATTTAATCTTctgataatattttatatatttgagatatttgtaatgatttttcaTCAACTGAATTAGCTTTCTATGAATTATGTTGCCTCTATCTTCTTTAAACGAGCAAGAAATCAGGAATGAATCTGGTGGTCTGAGCATGTATTTTTTCAATTTAtaaagataaaagaaaatatggTAGTACAATTTTAAATAGTTTCAGTTTAAATTTTAGCTGGATGTTATATTATTAGTTTAATCAAGTATTACAAAGagctaaaaattatgaaaaaaataatacagtttatatttattatttagctTATAAAATAATACAAATGTACATTGTATTGATTATTATTGACTGTAGAAATTTCATGaatttttctttctttccattGATCTTATAGTCAATAtaaaatctaattttttaattatatattacaactacatcaaatcaaaatatcaaatcatTAATTTTTTATTGCATACAAATATGATCGTTGTCATAGTGATTACCtcacattaaatcacatttgaccaACTGCTAATGAAAAGTCAAGTTTGAATATGATATTTACATTATTCGAATACTTCTATTTAATGGAGAACAAGAAATAGTTGTGAAAGGGATCTCATATTTTATTCATAAAATCCAGGTGGGGCTCTTTATGGGTTGGTCATTTCATTCCTTGGAATTTAATCTTAATGattaagatatttatctaaccttgaatTAAAATAAAGATTTTGATATAATTTTAAGTAGTTAAAATTGAATGTCTTTGCTGTTGTATCTCAATGTAATCACTGTTATATCTGTATTTGCTACAGCAAGTGTGTTGTTGTAGCACCTATGCAATGAACGTGATGCTGCTATAACAACTACTTCTTTGTTTCTCTGTATTTGCCTTTTtcctataaaaaataaataaaaaaatttaatataatataatgattaCAGTTATAACTTACAATTATTTTTGgactataatttttaatatattttttttatgatatTAAGTTGGCATGTAAACTATTGCAAAACTAAaagtataatttttaatttttttattagaattaggtttagaaaattttcatttcaattaattttttaatctcattcaattaatttcatttttttgtatgttaaatattcaaattaatattaaaataatttcaaataatttcaaatagcatttgtttcatttaattatgattGATCATAGGATGTGAGGGATAAAAAAATTTATGCAAGTGATTTTTGTTtggtttatttttaaataaaatataagtgTAAACGTGaagttttttttatttaatttggtgTATATATCATTGAAGATGTCTTATTGTGATTATATATCGAAAACTGATTTATTTTTGTATGAATTTTAATTcacattttggttttgatttttatttatttatcttaattTGAATTCGGTTTTTATagatttttttctatttcaaaatagCTATTTTATTTgtatagatcattttgaaataattcaagattgacaaaaaaaaaatcctaaaaagcataTTAATGGTATCTAAATCTTAAAACTCTAAATCCATATTTGAATTTAAACgttttcaattattaatttaattcactAAAGGGTTTGACCTATGAGAACTTATTCACTTACTAAAATGTAGACACCACCTTaacatatgcatatatctataaCACAATGGTGATACACTTTTCATGATTGCATTCTATTAGTCCATTCCCACACAACATAGATCAATTTTGTGTGTTAGATGAAGTTCATGATTGAGATCAAACTCATGGAGCTTGAGATCGTATACATCAtacattatatttttaatatttgtgGGGCAATATTAACCAAAATTGCTCCAAACGTAGTTTCAATTTGTAAATATTCAAACAAACAATTATCCTCCAATTGAAAGAAGATCAAATGTTCAAATATCCATTTCACAACTTCCAAAAGTCAATAGAAAATAAGCATGTTCAAATACACATAAATCAACAACTTAACACCACTACTTATTAGgtactctctctatctctatctccttacctctaTATATCTCATATATCTATCTcgttacctctctctctctcactcttcccgctctatctatccctctttctatcccttgcACTTCATTGTCATGATTATCTTCCCAAGATAGACTTTTTCTTATAGTTGTGTTTGCATCTCTATAATTTggtgcatagttgatttgaagttaTTACTTTTGATGTATtgtgtctcctctctctctctctctctctacctattgttgaacccaaggtaggactaagAGGGGCAGGGGGTTGAATCAATCTTAACACAAAACATATCCAATGCACGAACACAAagattttctacgtggaaaaccctaatagggaaaaaccacagtgagaacttGACCTTTTGGACCAAAAATACAAATGCCAGTCCACTCTAGGACAAAGAAGGGACCGAACCACATTTCCAAAGATCAATACATTGATATGCAATCAAAAGATCATAACCAACAACATAAAAACATTCTATGAATCCATATAAGTAATTAACAATCAAAACATATCCACCCTTACAAACAAATCTAATCCAGATCTTCGcatgctatggtgagacccataacacatcaaattaccttccacaaatcatatctggaCCAAAAGATAGGTCTAACCTAGAATATCACAACCAGCTATGAAAAAAACCACAACATctagagaacacaaagatatttttagACCACCAAAATAACATATCCATAAtgccaaaaacataaccaaagaagataacaatatcaAACAATGTTAGCAACACTTTTTGAATAACTAatagaacaactgcaacatcaACACTACGAGATATCTATACACCACAGACATTCTGATCCAACAATTATTTGAAACAACAAGTTTAACATCATTGACAACCAcagcaacacatacttccaacaatatccccctttttcattgatggcaatacttgacCACAGTTGACTAAACTCAGAAATCTTGATCAATCTACAAAATAATATTGCTCTATCAGAAACACTACAAATACTTCTCAACCTCAAGAATGATCTATCTCTCCACTAAAAACttctcaatctctccccctttcccaTCAAAGAAAAAGGACACAAAAGCACTACACACTTCACTACTCCCCTTGAGAGTAGTCACATCATCAATCCATGATAGGAAATAGGTATGAAAGCTCCCCTTGGTGTTGATGTGGATGTAGAGCTCACCTCAACTTAATATATTCTCACCTTAAATGATTCTATTTACCTGGAAGATGGATAGAAATAATAAACTCAAGCCTCGGTACATTAGTTATTGACCTTGTGGTATTCACTTAGATTTCATGCATCAACTATTTCACAATGGGCTTCTCAGTGATTTATGAGAATTCAAAAACAATTTCTAAAACTCTGGAGTATCTTCTCTAAACTATTCAATGGAACTATATTTATTcataaacaaaaagaaaagaagTGAACatgtaaaaataaaatgaaattctTACTTATTGGCCAGTTTCACAATCAAATGCTTTTCTGAAATAATTGAAATGGTGAAGAACATATTTTAAAAACAACTAGAATAATTTCACAATTATTTGTTAAATTGTGCAAGCTTTCAATATAAATTGTTATCAATAGGAAAAAATACATAACACACCAAAA
The nucleotide sequence above comes from Cryptomeria japonica chromosome 11, Sugi_1.0, whole genome shotgun sequence. Encoded proteins:
- the LOC131064777 gene encoding caffeic acid 3-O-methyltransferase 1; this translates as MGSASATIINEEEWLVAMELNTFTCLPMALKAAVELEVLQTIANAGDGIQVSPTQIVSQIPNVTNPDAAITLDRILRVLASHSLLSCSVTTDKNGKPERLYGLTPLCKYLVQSKDGLSLAPLVVMNQDKVFLDAWHYLKDAVLDGSQPFSKAHGVHAFEYPAKDQRFNKLFNRAMAEHSILNMGRILEIYEGFKDLEELVDVAGGVGHTLNIIVSKYPNIRGVNFDQPHVVADAPQFPGVTHIGGDMFDSVPSARAIFMKWILHDWSDAHCIKLLKNCYKALPENGKVIVVDSILPVAAETSSYARQAFHVDLCMLVHNPGGKERTEEEFKQLAKAAGFAGGAKPICCVNGVWVIEIHK